A genome region from Mastacembelus armatus chromosome 8, fMasArm1.2, whole genome shotgun sequence includes the following:
- the LOC113140900 gene encoding complement C1q-like protein 4 yields MGFTEVPVCLRTCHFWLFGLVLAAVELIPGQTAAKQQGGAVLFFAAYQGHLRDVLYNPIIFNQVLVNQGSAYSNDTGLFTAPVAGIYQFVFAAQLCRGDHNNVWYLMVNGKRDAFCHAQLSGGDTTLNTCYFMEELEKGDQVWVKQDVGSCAWASTISKTITFSGVLLASEGVPMPGGKDDPGRSCPLLGLGQNKNMVSGCAGQNAALSTVAISLLLRCLLLD; encoded by the exons ATGGGGTTCACCGAGGTACCTGTCTGCCTGCGCACCTGTCATTTCTGGTTATTCGGTTTGGTCCTAGCAGCAGTGGAACTG ATCCCCGGTCAGACAGCAGCCAAACAGCAGG GGGGcgctgttcttttctttgctgcatACCAGGGTCATCTGAGAGATGTCCTGTACAACCCCATCATCTTTAACCAGGTGTTGGTGAACCAGGGCTCTGCTTACAGCAATGACACTGGTCTATTTACTGCACCAGTTGCTGGCATCTACCAGTTTGTGTTCGCAGCCCAGCTCTGCCGCGGGGATCACAACAACGTGTGGTACTTGATGGTCAACGGAAAACGGGATGCATTCTGCCATGCTCAG TTGTCCGGTGGTGACACAACTCTCAACACCTGTTACTTTATGGAGGAACTGGAGAAAGGTGATCAGGTGTGGGTGAAACAAGATGTGGGAAGTTGCGCCTGGGCTAGCACTATCTCCAAAACCATCACCTTCTCTGGTGTCCTGCTGGCAAGTGAGGGTGTGCCCATGCCGGGAGGGAAGGATGATCCAGGCAGGTCCTGTCCCCTCCTCGGTCTGGGCCAGAACAAGAACATGGTGTCTGGCTGTGCAGGCCAAAATGCTGCTCTATCCACTGTGGCCATTTCCCTGCTGCTACGCTGTCTCCTCTTGGACTAA